Proteins encoded by one window of Sandaracinaceae bacterium:
- a CDS encoding response regulator codes for MSQRVLVVDDSATIRRVVSRTLRSAGYEVAVASDGRDALEHAQRQVPDLVLVDFVMPHMNGFQLVQALRGVSNLADVPVVLMSAKADKIGEGFLAQTGALDAITKPFSPEALLAVTGHALSRWAKERDHDTEPPPPDARGSIPPPISETPPEPLGDSSEARLRDAADLLAERLADLLGELGGGDPDTLQATMHAKWEPSALFERVAELAKLVPGRDGDVALHGLIEHVALGEILQVLTHTRQTGVLQIEKVPSATGRSVALCLKDGAVQLALGRTGEQEFRLGRYLLKEGLIDREDLDRLLERRGDGRALLGTKLVKLGYISAEELRHVLVQQTSELLYDALRWPRGHYRFVRFARRPEAEDADLGLPLAAILMEGLRRVDEWRLIEEQIRDFDAVPRRDEEALRTVDLERLSADERLVLDAVDGTRSVRDIIALTRLGSFDASKILFTMLSSRLLRT; via the coding sequence ATGTCTCAGCGGGTCCTCGTGGTCGACGACAGCGCGACGATTCGGCGGGTGGTGAGCCGGACGTTGCGGAGCGCCGGCTACGAGGTGGCGGTGGCGTCGGACGGCCGCGACGCGCTCGAGCACGCCCAGCGCCAGGTCCCCGATCTCGTGCTCGTCGACTTCGTGATGCCGCACATGAACGGCTTCCAGCTCGTGCAGGCCCTCCGCGGCGTGTCGAACCTCGCGGACGTGCCGGTCGTCTTGATGAGCGCCAAGGCGGACAAGATCGGCGAGGGCTTCCTCGCGCAGACCGGCGCGCTCGACGCGATCACCAAACCCTTCTCGCCCGAGGCGCTGCTCGCGGTCACCGGGCACGCGCTCTCGCGGTGGGCGAAGGAGCGCGACCACGACACGGAGCCGCCACCGCCCGACGCCCGCGGGAGCATCCCTCCGCCGATCAGCGAGACGCCCCCCGAGCCGCTCGGTGACTCGTCCGAGGCCCGCCTCCGGGACGCCGCCGATCTCCTGGCCGAGCGGCTCGCGGACCTCCTCGGAGAGCTCGGCGGCGGAGACCCCGACACGCTGCAAGCCACGATGCACGCGAAGTGGGAGCCGAGCGCCCTCTTCGAGCGCGTCGCCGAGCTGGCCAAGCTCGTCCCTGGTCGAGACGGTGACGTGGCGCTGCACGGCCTCATCGAGCACGTCGCGCTCGGCGAGATCCTCCAGGTCCTCACCCACACCCGACAGACGGGTGTCCTGCAGATCGAGAAGGTGCCATCCGCGACGGGCCGCTCGGTGGCGCTCTGCCTGAAGGACGGCGCCGTGCAGCTCGCGCTCGGGCGCACGGGCGAGCAGGAGTTCCGGCTCGGCCGGTATCTGTTGAAAGAGGGTCTGATCGACCGCGAGGATCTCGACCGCCTGCTCGAGCGTCGCGGAGACGGGCGCGCGCTCCTCGGCACGAAGCTGGTGAAGCTCGGCTACATCAGCGCGGAGGAGCTCCGCCACGTGCTCGTCCAGCAGACCAGCGAGCTCCTCTACGACGCCCTCCGCTGGCCCCGCGGCCACTACCGCTTCGTCCGCTTCGCCCGTCGCCCCGAAGCCGAGGACGCCGACCTCGGCTTGCCCCTCGCCGCGATCCTGATGGAGGGCCTGCGCCGCGTCGACGAGTGGCGCCTGATCGAGGAGCAGATCCGCGACTTCGACGCCGTCCCTCGCCGCGACGAGGAGGCCCTTCGCACGGTGGACCTCGAGCGCCTCAGCGCCGACGAGCGCCTCGTCCTCGACGCCGTCGACGGCACCCGCAGCGTCCGCGACATCATCGCCCTCACGCGCCTCGGCAGCTTCGACGCGAGCAAGATCCTGTTCACCATGCTCAGCTCCCGCCTCCTCCGCACCTGA